The DNA segment TCATCACGGATCTGGGAACTCCAATAACGACTCTCCAACATCTTTTGACTCATTTTCTGCTCCAAATGCACCTGCACCACAAGTGACCTACTCCAATGAGCCTCCTCCACCTCCTCCAGCAGGAGCCATATCTCAAGGACCCAACATCATCATTCAAGCCGCTCCTGCTCCTGATAATGTAGATTCTTACGGATCACCTCAAGCTCCTATTGTCACAGAAGGAGATTCTTATGGATCACCACAAGCCCCTATCGTTTCTGGAGGAGGAGGTGACTCCTATGGAAGTCCTCAAGCACCAATTGTGAACAATGGTGGAGGAGACTCCTATGGTTCCCCATCTGGACAAGTGATCTCTGGACCACCACCACCAGCACCCATCAATCAAAGACCCATCCCCGTGCCACTCCCAGTTCCTGTTCAACCCGGATCCATCGTACTCCCAGGAGGACCTGGAATTTTTGGACCACCAAAGCCTCAATACAAACCACGACCACAACCACCAAAACGTCCCTCCTATAGACCTCCTCCACCTCACAAGAAGAGACCTCATCCACCACCAAAGCCACAATACAAACCTCAGCCAAGACCTCATCCTCATCCCAAGCCTCAACATAAGCCACACTACAAGCCAAGACCAAAACCTAATTTCAACAAGGGACCCAAGCCTTCATACAAACAACCCAAAAGACCCTCATACAATCCTCCACCTCAATACAAGCCTGCTCCTCAACCAAAGCCTCAATATAAGCCTGCTCCTCAACCACCAAAGCCCGTCTACAAACCAGCTCCACCCAACTACAACAATGCAGTTGCTCCTCCTGCCATTGTTACTAATGAAGTGGAATCATGGCCCAAAGCTCAACCTGAAATGCCCAAAATTGTCTCTCTTGATGTTACTTGCGAAAAGAATTTGATGAAGGTTCACATTGAATTTGATAAGCCATTCTATGGTATCATCTTCTCCAAGGGGCATTACTCTGACGTTAACTGTGTGCATCTCCCAGCTGGACTTGGAAGGACAAAGGCCAACTTTGATGTGAGTATTCACTCTTGTGGAACTACAGGAAATACTGAAAATGGACTTTATGGTTATGGAGCCGACTCAGGATCGGGTACTTACTTTGAGAACACTATCGTTGTTCAATACGATCCTCAAGTACAAGAAGTCTGGGATCAAGCACGCAAACTTAGATGCACATGGCACGATCAATATGAAAAATCTGTCACTTTCAGACCTTTTGCTGTTGATATGTTGGATGTTGTACGTGCAGACTTTGCCGGAGACAATGTTGGTTGCTGGATGCAAATTCAGGTAGGAAAGGGTCCATGGGCATCTGAAGTATCTGGATTGGTAAAGATTGGACAGACCATGACCATGGTTTTAGCTATCAAGGATGATGAACAAAAGTTTGACATGATGGTAAGGAATTGTATGGCTCATGATGGAAAACGTGCTCCCATTCAGTTGGTAGACCAAAAGGGCTGCGTTACTCGACCAAAACTCATGTCTAgattcacaaaaattaagaacTTTGGAGCCTCTGCCTCTGTTTTGAGCTACGCACACTTCCAAGCCTTTAAATTCCCTGACTCGATGGAGGTTCACTTCCAATGTACCATTCAGATCTGCAGATACCAATGCCCAGACCAATGTGGCAACGATGTCATCCAAGCACCAGCTGGTGAAAACAATGACCAATACGGATCCCCAGTTGCTCCTGTTCAAAACGTATACTCTTCTTCCTCCTCGGCCGGTTCATCATCTACCTTGGACACATATACCATCAATAAGAGAAGCAAGCGTGCCACTGAAGACCTCACCGAAGAAGAAGAATCTACAGAAAATGAAGAAGCTGCGGAAGAAGATATCGAGTCTAAGAGCAGCAGTACCACCACTACCACCATTGAAGAAGGAGAAGAAATCGTGGAGATTGTAAACAAGGATGACGAAGTGGAAATCGATTTGTCAGACATTGGAGTTCAAAAGGTCATTCAAGTCGTTTCCACCAATGACTTAACCTTTGCAATCAAAGAAAATGAAGATGAGGCAGAGCAGGAGTACCCTCCTGTAACACAGTCCCTTACGGACGAACAAGGATACATTTGTATGTCAACTCCTGCCTTTGCAGCTACACTTGTCATTCTTTTGGCCATTTTAGTTATTTCTTGTTTATTAAGTGCATTCCTATGCCTGCGTCATCGATCTTACTATGGAGAATCCTCACTCATAGCAGCTTTTTCAAATCCTGTATTCGCACATAAAAAGggacatttttaggaaaataatattttttttttaaatttttttttttcccgtcaaaaaaatttcttacttaaaaaagaaatgtctTATATAGAATAGGCAAtagtaattcacaaaaaataaaatcgcattctaccaattttttatataacattttcttttgttttttaaaa comes from the Lepeophtheirus salmonis chromosome 4, UVic_Lsal_1.4, whole genome shotgun sequence genome and includes:
- the LOC121115921 gene encoding uncharacterized protein, producing the protein MIVRKNNSASLFYFSSLLLLLLVDLSSGDKNPLVIQGISVQQEEDLSQLFAEARSFPGENEDQVAIESRIVESTADSRDGSGGHHHHHGGGGHNHHGSGNSNNDSPTSFDSFSAPNAPAPQVTYSNEPPPPPPAGAISQGPNIIIQAAPAPDNVDSYGSPQAPIVTEGDSYGSPQAPIVSGGGGDSYGSPQAPIVNNGGGDSYGSPSGQVISGPPPPAPINQRPIPVPLPVPVQPGSIVLPGGPGIFGPPKPQYKPRPQPPKRPSYRPPPPHKKRPHPPPKPQYKPQPRPHPHPKPQHKPHYKPRPKPNFNKGPKPSYKQPKRPSYNPPPQYKPAPQPKPQYKPAPQPPKPVYKPAPPNYNNAVAPPAIVTNEVESWPKAQPEMPKIVSLDVTCEKNLMKVHIEFDKPFYGIIFSKGHYSDVNCVHLPAGLGRTKANFDVSIHSCGTTGNTENGLYGYGADSGSGTYFENTIVVQYDPQVQEVWDQARKLRCTWHDQYEKSVTFRPFAVDMLDVVRADFAGDNVGCWMQIQVGKGPWASEVSGLVKIGQTMTMVLAIKDDEQKFDMMVRNCMAHDGKRAPIQLVDQKGCVTRPKLMSRFTKIKNFGASASVLSYAHFQAFKFPDSMEVHFQCTIQICRYQCPDQCGNDVIQAPAGENNDQYGSPVAPVQNVYSSSSSAGSSSTLDTYTINKRSKRATEDLTEEEESTENEEAAEEDIESKSSSTTTTTIEEGEEIVEIVNKDDEVEIDLSDIGVQKVIQVVSTNDLTFAIKENEDEAEQEYPPVTQSLTDEQGYICMSTPAFAATLVILLAILVISCLLSAFLCLRHRSYYGESSLIAAFSNPVFAHKKGHF